Proteins from one Falco naumanni isolate bFalNau1 chromosome 2, bFalNau1.pat, whole genome shotgun sequence genomic window:
- the IRS2 gene encoding LOW QUALITY PROTEIN: insulin receptor substrate 2 (The sequence of the model RefSeq protein was modified relative to this genomic sequence to represent the inferred CDS: deleted 1 base in 1 codon), translating to MASPAVLGLLPPLSSPPGPNLNNNNNNNQGVRKCGYLRKQKHGHKRFFVLRGPSGGEEAGGARLEYYESEKKWRNKSGAPKRVIALDSCLNINKRADAKHKYLIALYTKDEYFAVAAENEQEQEGWYRALTDLLNEGKAACQGSPHRHLASPFSASCGAAAASLAAAGEDLNYGLITPAAAAYREVWQVTLKPKGLGQSKNLTGVHRLCLSARTIGFVRLNCELPTVTLQLMNIRRCGHSDSFFFIEVGRSAATGPGELWMQADDSVVAQNIHETILEAMKALKELSEFRPRSKSQSSSSSSSGGAAGPGGSGASATHPITVPGRRHHHLVNLPPSQTGLLRRSRTDSLAAGTGTKCTPCRVRTASEGDGCRVGSVAGSPMSPGPVRTPLSRSHTLSSGGGGGRQAGKLLPVLAGGGLQSSRSMSMPASHSPPSATSPISLSSSSGLGSEPAHPHHPQRPSSGSASVSGSPSDAGFMSFDEYGSSPGGDLRPFSSSSTASNRSNTPESVAETPPVRDPGGGTDLYGYMAMERPPSGRLCYRPCPDAAAERGHRKRTYSLTTPCRQRPAPPQVSSASLDEYTLMRATFAGSAGRLFPSCQAGASPKVTYTPYPEDYGDIEIGSHRSSGSSSTNLGPPAGGGGGGGGGGDDGYMPMTPGVAAALGQGSRGSDDYMPMSPTSVSAPKQILQPRAGVGGGSPGNGSSYKNSSPAESSPDDSGYMRMWCGSKLSVESSDGRLSNGDYINMSPRDPQHGPQAPSLTPPDFFFAPSGHGSSEPPKPGCYSYSSLPRSYKSQGLAKDSDQYVFMNSPGRTIPEEVACGAGQSPAGSFAPSGHTVPSPLRHSRTESFLSQRCQRVARPSRLSLETLRTMLPCMNEHPLPPEPKSPGEYINIDFGDAAVYSPPSLPADSPASSLGSGTGQRRSPLSDYMNIDFGSQSPSQSGTVSVGSLEALSPGSSSSTSQPDGRYLKAAVGVACSSSPSDGGDYTEMTFGMATTPPQPIVQKSESARVTSPTAGVKRLTLSGVEAFILSSPPPDPNRGAKVIRADPQGRRRHSSETFSSTTTVTPVSPSFAHNPKRHNSASVENVSLRKNEGLEEEQGSSPMCRETSAGFQNGLNYIAIDVVDGTLASCDKARSKARHVLNGGINRLEMSAYASIDFLSHNLKEASAVKE from the exons ATGGCGAGCCCCgccgtgctggggctgctgccccccctgagctccccgcccggccccaacctgaacaacaacaacaacaacaaccagGGCGTGAGGAAGTGCGGGTACCTGCGCAAGCAGAAGCACGGCCACAAGCGCTTCTTCGTGCTGCGTGGCCCGAGCGGCGGGGAGGAGGCGGGGGGCGCCCGGCTGGAGTACTACGAGAGCGAGAAGAAATGGAGGAACAAGTCCGGGGCGCCCAAGCGGGTGATCGCCCTGGACTCCTGCCTCAACATCAACAAGCGGGCGGACGCCAAGCACAAGTACCTCATCGCCCTCTACACCAAGGACGAGTACTTCGCTGTGGCGGCCGAGAAcgagcaggagcaggagggctggTACCGGGCGCTCACCGACCTGCTCAACGAGGGCAAGGCTGCCTGCCAGGGGTCCCCCCACCGCCACCTCGCCTCCCCCTTCTCCGCCTCCTgcggcgcggccgccgcctcccTGGCCGCCGCCGGCGAGGACCTCAACTACGGGCTGATCACCCCGGCCGCCGCTGCCTACCGGGAGGTCTGGCAGGTGACGCTGAAGCCCAAGGGCTTGGGGCAGAGCAAAAACCTCACCGGCGTCCACCGGCTGTGCCTCTCGGCCCGCACCATCGGGTTCGTGCGCCTCAACTGCGAGCTGCCCACGGTCACGCTGCAGCTGATGAACATCCGCCGCTGCGGCCACTCCGACAGCTTCTTCTTCATCGAGGTGGGGCGCTCGGCGGCCACCGGCCCCGGCGAGCTCTGGATGCAGGCCGACGACTCGGTGGTGGCCCAGAACATCCACGAGACCATCCTGGAGGCCATGAAGGCGCTGAAGGAGCTGTCCGAGTTCCGGCCCCGCAGCAAGAGccagtcctcctcctcctcctcctccggaggggccgccgggcccggcggcagcggcgccTCTGCCACCCACCCCATCACTGTGCCCGGTCGCCGGCACCACCATCTGGTCAACCTGCCTCCCAGCCAGACCGGTCTCCTCCGCCGCTCCCGCACCGACAGCCTCGCCGCCGGCACCGGCACCAAGTGCACGCCGTGCCGGGTGCGGACGGCCAGCGAGGGCGACGGCTGCCGGGTGGGCTCGGTGGCCGGCAGCCCCATGAGCCCGGGCCCCGTGCGGACCCCCCTCAGCCGCTCGCACACGCTtagcagcggcggcggcgggggccggcagGCGGGGAAGCTGCTGCCGGTGCTGGCCGGTGGCGGCCTGCAGAGCAGCCGCTCCATGTCCATGCCCGCCTCCCACTCGCCCCCCTCCGCCACCAGCCCCATTAGCCTCTCGTCCAGCAGCGGCCTCGGCTCCGAGCCTGCCCACCCGCATCACCCGCAGCGCCCGTCTAGCGGCAGCGCCTCCGTCTCCGGCTCCCCCAGCGACGCCGGCTTCATGTCCTTCGACGAGTACGGCTCCAGCCCGGGCGGCGACCTGCggcccttctcttcctcctccactgcCAGCAACCGCAGCAACACCCCCGAGTCGGTGGCCGAGACCCCCCCGGTGCGGGACCCCGGGGGCGGCACCGACCTTTACGGCTATATGGCGATGGAGCGGCCCCCGAGCGGCCGCCTCTGCTACCGGCCGTGCCCCGACGCCGCGGCCGAGCGGGGCCATCGGAAGCGGACCTACTCGCTGACCACCCCGTGCCGGCAGaggcccgccccgccgcaggTCTCCTCCGCCTCCCTCGACGAGTACACGCTGATGCGCGCCACCTTCGCCGGCAGCGCCGGCCgcctcttcccctcctgccaGGCCGGGGCTTCCCCCAAAGTCACCTACACCCCCTACCCCGAGGACTACGGGGACATCGAGATCGGCTCCCACCGTAGctccggcagcagcagcaccaaccTGGGGCCGCCGGca ggggggggaggaggaggaggaggagggggagatgACGGCTACATGCCCATGACCCCCGGCGTGGCCGCAGCCTTAGGGCAGGGAAGCCGGGGGAGCGATGACTACATGCCCATGAGCCCCACCAGCGTATCGGCCCCCAAGCAGATCCTGCAGCCCCGGGCGGGGGTGGGTGGCGGGTCCCCCGGGAACGGGAGCAGCTACAAGAACAGCTCGCCCGCGGAGAGCTCCCCTGACGATAGCGGGTACATGCGGATGTGGTGTGGCTCCAAGCTGTCCGTGGAGAGCTCAGATGGGAGGCTGAGTAATGGCGACTATATCAATATGTCCCCTCGGGACCCCCAGCACGGGCCTCAGGCTCCCTCCCTCACCCCCCCGGACTTCTTTTTTGCTCCTTCAGGGCACGGTTCCAGCGAGCCCCCCAAGCCCGGCTGCTACTCGTACAGCTCCTTACCCCGCTCCTACAAGAGCCAGGGCCTGGCAAAGGACAGCGACCAGTACGTCTTCATGAACTCCCCGGGGAGGACGATCCCAGAGGAGGTGGCATGTGGAGCGGGCCAGTCGCCTGCGGGCTCCTTTGCCCCCTCCGGCCACACGGTGCCTTCCCCCCTGCGGCACAGCCGGACCGAGAGCTTCCTGAGCCAGCGGTGCCAGCGGGTGGCCCGGCCCAGCCGCCTCTCTTTGGAGACCTTGCGGACGATGCTACCCTGCATGAACGAGCACCCTCTGCCGCCCGAGCCCAAGAGCCCCGGTGAATACATCAACATTGACTTTGGGGATGCTGCTGTCTATTCTCCCCCCTCGCTGCCCGCCGACAGCCCAGCCTCCTCCCTGGGCTCGGGCACTGGGCAGAGGCGCTCCCCTCTCTCTGACTACATGAACATTGACTTCGGGTCACAGTCGCCCTCCCAGTCGGGCACGGTCTCGGTGGGCTCCCTGGAAGCGCTTTCTCCAGGCTCTtcctccagcaccagccagccCGATGGGCGCTACCTGAAGGCAGCTGTGGGGGTGGCTTGTTCGTCCAGCCCATCCGACGGTGGGGATTACACAGAGATGACCTTTGGCATGGCCACTACCCCACCGCAACCCATCGTTCAGAAGTCAGAAAGTGCCCGGGTCACCAGCCCCACGGCTGGGGTGAAGAGGCTCACCCTCTCTGGGGTTGAGGCTTTCATTCTCTCCAGCCCTCCCCCAGACCCCAACCGGGGGGCCAAGGTCATCCGGGCAGATCCCCAGGGGCGCAGGAGGCACAGCTCGGAAACTTTCTCCTCCACCACCACTGTGACCCCCGTGTCCCCCTCCTTCGCACACAACCCCAAACGGCACAACTCGGCCTCAGTGGAGAACGTGTCCCTCAGGAAAAACGAAGGcctggaggaggagcagggtaGCAGCCCCATGTGCCGGGAGACCTCGGCCGGCTTCCAGAACGGCCTCAACTACATCGCCATTGACGTCGTGGACGGAACCCTGGCAAGCTGTGACAAAGCCAGGTCGAAAGCCAGGCATGTCCTGAATGGGGGAATCAACAGATTGGAGATGAGCGCCTATGCCAGCATAGACTTTCTGTCTCACAACCTGAAAGAAGCGAGTGCTGTGAAAG